DNA sequence from the Glycine soja cultivar W05 chromosome 18, ASM419377v2, whole genome shotgun sequence genome:
TTATGtttcaaaaataagaataataacagtgtatataaaaaatagatcaaatgtgataagttttatatttaaatagagTTTAATAATCATGTATTTCCATTATAaactacttttatattattatcaaattataatttatcattaatatgatttttaaaataattattatgaaaatcacGTGTCCTAAGGAACAAAAATTGTGAGAGCAGCATTAGAATTAAGATCACAAGCATTTGTGAAGTATTTAATTTATGTTGCAGGACTAAGTGCACGTTCTATTTCTTCCAAGGATCGACCTTTTGTTTCCACAACGTTACGAGCTATGTACAAGACAGTGAGAAGACAGACAATTGAGAAGCCCAAGTACACTATGCTGATACCAAACTTGTTTACCACACTCAAGAAATAGAGCCCGATGACAAAGTTGGAGATCTGGTAAgaataaacaaaaatgaaaaattagtgTAGCAATAAAACATATGCACATTATAAATCATCCCAACAGGTCCAAGAAACTTCATTGCAATAACTACAGGTGATATTAGATTCCATAGTGAAGTCAGTTACCCAATGTGTGCCTAATGACAGAGAAATTGCTTTTGCTCTGATTCTAGACGCAAATATCTCTGGTAGAAGAAGGGCAGGCACAGGACCAGCACCAAGAGAGAAAGATAAGACATAGCTGTTTAAAATTCATAGACCAGAGTCAAATCAAAAGAGAAATGGAAAACAAATAACACATGCTAGCCTTTCAGTGTATGGAAATACTTTTTACtgacaaaattaaatatgactTACAGGACAGTCCCAAGGACTGCAAGGGTGCCAGAATATGGAGCAAGGACCTTCCAAGtaaaagacacaaaaagaagCAACATAGAAGCAGCCTGGGAAAGTCAGAAAAATACAGGGGGTTTAAGAAAATGAGTAGgttatattaatattacacAAGAAACTAAGTTAAGCTGTTGCGAtgaaaatttgttattaaaCCAAGCAGAAAGCAAAATAGAAAGAGATATCGTATAATCCATAAAGGCAGAGTTTTGAATTAAATAGATTTATAACTAGGAATAGGTATAACTATTATCTCTTAATGCACCTCTAACCAGCTTTGGATTCTCTTCATCTCCCCTCAAAGGTATTAAaaccaacaaaaataagattACAAGCTTAACAAGAactgctatttaccaaaaatgaTCACAGAGAAATACGAATTAAAGCTACAATTACAAAAGTAATGACGGCAAGCCTATCATTGACACGCATGCATGAAAGCTCAATCGTTTTGCTTTCAGCCTTAGAAAAATGTGAGTTGAAAGTAATTATTACCATCCCACTAAAGCTTGTGATAAGGAGacttttccttccttttttgtccATCAAGGACGAAGCAACAATTGTGCCTGCAACAAAATCAAACATCAGTCAGAAACAATATCATGTTTGTGAGAATTGcatgatatcaaaattttagGATGAAAAATACTAACCAAAAACATTTGATGCACCAACCAGTGCACTTGCTGCAACATCAGAAGTAATTCCAGCACTGCGGAAAACAGAAGTTGAATAATAGACCACAGCATTTATTCCAGCCAACTGCTGGAGCAAGAAAAGTGTTGCCCCTACACTGACCACTGCAACAAGGAATATTTTGTAAGTGCCACACCAATTCACTAAGCATTAATCAAATCTGGAACAAACTAAAAAGTTGGCAGTTGAGCAGTGAAACAACATAAACTGTGATGAAATTATTAAGATATATctcatctcttcataacatatatcaagggaaaaggaaaagaaaaaacaatgcataaacaaattcaaaaagTATAAGAAAGATCCAGGCTTTAAGGTTGAAACAAGAAAATTGACTTCCACAGTTCCATGAATATATTCACAATGATTGGGGCACTACTGTATAAAAGCActctaaaataagaaaataaataacataattatgaCCAAACCTTTTAAAGCTGCAGGTTAGCACCAATAGTAACAAACATGCAATATTAACTGATGAAGGTATAATTAATAGCTGTTCTTCACTACAGAAATTTTGCTTTAGTACACTAGAAACCTTAGCCCTTGTTAACCAAACATggaattaaaatgcagtaaTGGAATACCTTTCCTATATCGACTACTAAACAGATCAAGCCATCCTGCTTCAGGTTCAGAAGAACCTTCACTTGCTGCTGTCAAGTCATGCATAACCAAAGCCACTCTTTCTTTTCCATATAGTGTTTTAACAGCTTTTTCAGCTTCAGATATTTTTCCTtgctataaaataataaatgtaattttatcagAAAATATACATGAAAATTATCGCAATTGCACTAAACTCTTAATGTATACTTCACAAGAAACCAGACATCATATACTTATATGTCTATTAAGTTGTATTAAGATTATACATGACTACCATAACTCTACAATTTAACCCAATTAAAATCTTTAAGGATGTCAATGGTGTTTTTAGAGATTTTAAACATAGCATAagctcttttctttgaaaaagttATACTTAATAGTTTATTAGCAAAATTGTTACCATAAGAGACTATAATCCAATGTATAGGTTAGCACAAAGAATATTTAAGAGAAAGTTATTGCTGTGTCTAAAAGTAGTAATCTTTTATAAGAAAAGTAACTTAGAGTAGTAATTCACACGGCTTGTTTTGCAAAAGTTGGCTTCCttgttatgtatatatattgttgCATAACAAAAGACAGCATATTATTGAAGGACAACCTGAAAGAGCCACCGAGGACTTTCTGGAGAGATAGTCATTCCAAGTGCTAACAGAACAGATGGAACTACAGTAATTCCAAACATTGTCCGCCAcctgataaaattaaatgaggGAGAAGAGGATGCAAGTTAATGAACATACAGTCACAAGGCCAATTACAGGAAACCAACTATGTATTCACAATGCAAAACAAATTTCAAGGTTTTTACCACCTCTAGTACAAGTACAAGAAATTAATAACTAACCAACCAACAAATATTCCAGATCCtccaagtaaaaataaaaaccatgCGGATAGGCCATCCTTCAAAGTTCTCTTGGAACACTTGTAACAGAAGGAACTACTTTGCAAAATTATCTTCTAGGACAAAGTTTTCTTATgccatttaatttatttctcatTTATGAAAGACTCGTATCTCCACTTTCTTTCTCATGGAGTGCTAACAACAGAAGGAGTTCTTTCACTTCTAGTATTTTCACACTGAATATTGTCATTTCTACCACAAATATATATGTTCTTGAGAAGATATCCTCATAAGAAATAACAGCTGACAACTAACAAGATGGTAAAATGAAACAACTCAATAGTCAATACCATATAGGATTTCCCACCAGAGGCAAACCAGCCAGTAATGCTGCAAGAATCCCAATACATATGAAAAGTTGATTAACAGATCCAAGCGCACCCCGAATTTCGGTTGGAGAAATCTGTCCATTAGAAGGAATCACCATCGGGTCCACATAAAATATGTAAACATAATCGCAgaggttaaaataatttataaaggaTCACCTCAGATATGTAAAGTGGTACAATTGCAGATGTTACACCAATTCCTATGCCAGCTAGCAAGCGACCAATGATCATTGTTTGAACACTCTGAGCAGTAGCACTGTAAACGTAATATAATTTAACCCATCGATTGCAAAAATACCTAAAAGATCAAACCTTCTACCCAAGGGCGATTAACTGACCAAAGAAATCCTCCAATTGCTAGAGGGATTGCATCCAACTGAAAAGTCCTAGTCCGGCCAAATTTGTCAGCCAATGCTCCGCCGGTAAATGAACCAACAGTAGCACCAGCAAGCAGTGCACTGACAATCCATCCTGCTCATGGATTAGATCTAATGAGAATTACGAGAATACAATTGATGGACCACATTCAAGTCAAATTAGGATTTTGAGATACAAACATTTCACAGACAAAAATACTCTTCACAAACGGCCAAAGTAATGAATAGATTCAATTAAACTTCATGCCATAAAACTGAAGTTTTTTTCCTGGAAAATGTAAGAGTAAAATTAACAAGTACAAGTCATGGTTGAATAGATGCTGAAAATATGACttgtacaaaaataaaaaattaaagagctAAAGAACAAGAAAGAGTATTTGCATTAACATCTACGATTTCTTTTTTCTGATAAAATTAACCAAACAGTGCTAACTAATTTGCAAAAACaaatagtgaaaagaaaaagatgtacCTTGTATAACAGTGTTTTGGGTGATTCCAAGATCCTTGGCAAGGTACTCAAGAGAACCATTTACCACCCTATATCAAAAAGGAAATTGTCAGAGTTTCCTACCTAAGAATAATAATCGATGAAAATCAGTACTAAAACAAGGAAAATTCAACACAGGACTCCAGTTTCTTGCCACCAATAACTTAAGACAGCATACAGAATATGATATGCTGCATTTTAAGTCCATTGATCTGTATACCAAGTGAAGATGAAATCATACCCAAGATGATAACCGAATAACATGGCTCCAAGGCAAGCAACACCAACATAGGGCAGAACAGTTCCAGAAGGTTTGCCCGAAATATTAGAGGGGAGAAGATCTTCAACATCTTCATCTGCAACACAATTTTACACAGTAACATTCGAGGGACATGAACACATTCACGACATTCACTGATTCACATTATGGATGTGATATTAGGAGCCATCAATAATGGACAAAATAAAATGCATTTGTAAAgaataatacaataaatttaggTGTTGCTgatgttattctttgattagaatcagaatttcaattcaCATAATAAAGGTTTGTATTAAAGGTCAATGCAGGTTACCGAGGTGAAACTCCAATTCTAAAAggagaacaacaacaacaacaaaagcacCTATGCATCTAGGTATTGTCCTACAATAAACTCTTAACTGAGGAAATTCCAAAAACATTTGGATGAAATTTCATGTTGGTATATTAGTAAAGAATTATTAAATAAGCAAAGCAGCCATGAGAAACAAGCCAAGCAGGCATCCAGCAACAACAAATCGACCAcaataaaaaacatatcttTGGTAAGCATTAAAAAGATCTCCTGAGTGAGAATCGCTAACAAACTAGACACATGAAAGGCATCAAcatcagcaaaaaaagaagagaaacaaaccAGAAGGCTGAACCCTGAGGGATCTAGGCTTAACAGAGGAGCCAAAAATGCCACCAAAACTCTTTCCTCTAATAGTCAACTCAGTTTCCATATTGAAGGAACCAGGCCACAAACCGCACCAGCTGCTTCTGCTTCTACTATTACTCATGATACTCATGCACAATCTTCTTACTCTCTCTTTTGAATTCACCAAAACTCACAAACACCCTTTGCTTCTGAATCTGAACCCACCAAGCGGTTCCGTTGCACATTATCTAATTGAAAACTCCAAATCCAGAAAAAGTCAAAACTCGTACAACAGTACGAACCAAACCAGGACACGAATCTAGGACACTCCAAATCCAATTCCCGTTGTGTCAGGAAATTAACTAACGATTAACGAAAATAAGATACATACTCCAGTCGTTGGGAATAATATTTGTCAAAGTATACTATTATCATTCTTATAATCCTttagtaatatttaaaaatttattttcggaAATGTATAATTGTAacataaaaatgtttataaagaattacaaaaatcttttattttcaatagtgtataattataataaataatgagagagaaaagaatttttttagatattttatctaatacttacatatttttataaataaattttagacgataaaaacaactataaacatagtatatttttaatatattcattctaaaaaatatcttattccCGAAATTCgcttacttttcttttctttttttctaatataacTCGCTTACTTTTCTAGTTTTCTATGCTACGTTTTCTTGACCGGGTGAAagaacttattttcttttcatttgactttttaaattttaaagaaagtttaaatatatttattctttctaaataataaaaaaaattgagtttaattttctatgtaaaaaaatttatatggtcaattgatgaaaaaaagtattatgggtgttgttttttaaaataattattacaattttcaataattttaccATATAtgtcaatttataattagataacaatgaaaataaataaattagtaatgtaattcttaaaattataatgacAAGTCAAATTggtttctaaaaataataaaatggtttacaaaattataaattaccaATTAATTTAATCCTAAAATTGTGATGATTGGTTAAATTAATctctgaaat
Encoded proteins:
- the LOC114394725 gene encoding plastidic glucose transporter 4-like, giving the protein MSIMSNSRSRSSWCGLWPGSFNMETELTIRGKSFGGIFGSSVKPRSLRVQPSDEDVEDLLPSNISGKPSGTVLPYVGVACLGAMLFGYHLGVVNGSLEYLAKDLGITQNTVIQGWIVSALLAGATVGSFTGGALADKFGRTRTFQLDAIPLAIGGFLCATAQSVQTMIIGRLLAGIGIGVTSAIVPLYISEISPTEIRGALGSVNQLFICIGILAALLAGLPLVGNPIWWRTMFGITVVPSVLLALGMTISPESPRWLFQQGKISEAEKAVKTLYGKERVALVMHDLTAASEGSSEPEAGWLDLFSSRYRKVVSVGATLFLLQQLAGINAVVYYSTSVFRSAGITSDVAASALVGASNVFGTIVASSLMDKKGRKSLLITSFSGMAASMLLLFVSFTWKVLAPYSGTLAVLGTVLYVLSFSLGAGPVPALLLPEIFASRIRAKAISLSLGTHWISNFVIGLYFLSVVNKFGISIVYLGFSIVCLLTVLYIARNVVETKGRSLEEIERALSPAT